A window of Bacillus sp. 2205SS5-2 contains these coding sequences:
- a CDS encoding glutathione peroxidase — MATIYQYDAKKTNGERESLKKYENKVVLIVNTASKCGFTPQFTELQELYEKYQNDGLTILGFPCDQFKEQEFDSNEEIMEFCQVNYGVTFPMYAKIDVKGENADPLFTFLTSEKKGLMNSAIKWNFTKFLVKRDGTVMKRFAPQTNPSKMEKDIQILLGE; from the coding sequence ATGGCAACAATTTATCAATATGATGCAAAAAAAACAAATGGAGAAAGAGAATCATTAAAGAAGTATGAAAATAAAGTAGTCCTCATCGTTAATACTGCTAGCAAATGTGGATTCACCCCTCAATTTACAGAACTACAAGAATTATATGAAAAATATCAAAATGATGGACTGACGATTCTTGGTTTTCCTTGTGATCAATTTAAGGAGCAGGAGTTCGATTCAAATGAAGAAATTATGGAATTTTGCCAAGTCAATTATGGGGTTACATTCCCTATGTATGCGAAAATAGATGTGAAGGGAGAAAATGCAGACCCTTTGTTTACATTTTTAACTTCTGAGAAAAAAGGTTTGATGAATAGTGCAATTAAATGGAATTTCACTAAGTTTCTTGTAAAACGTGACGGTACGGTTATGAAACGTTTTGCACCACAAACAAACCCTTCTAAAATGGAGAAAGATATTCAAATATTGCTAGGAGAATAA
- a CDS encoding MarR family winged helix-turn-helix transcriptional regulator — MNEKNSTRLENQLCFTIYAASREMTKLYRPFLEELGLTYPQYLAMLVLWEDEQVTVKKLGEKLFLDSGTLTPMLKRMEAHSLVTRHRDKEDERKVVITLTVEGKQLEKKAQCIPEQLLMATHVSQLDVESLLNQLKILLNEVHTQNEKTSQK; from the coding sequence ATGAATGAAAAGAATTCAACGAGACTAGAAAATCAACTTTGTTTTACGATATATGCAGCCTCTAGAGAGATGACAAAGCTTTATCGACCATTTTTAGAGGAACTCGGACTAACGTATCCACAGTATTTAGCTATGCTCGTTTTGTGGGAAGATGAACAAGTAACGGTGAAAAAATTAGGTGAAAAACTTTTCTTAGATTCTGGTACATTGACTCCAATGTTAAAGAGAATGGAGGCACACTCTTTAGTAACACGTCATCGAGATAAAGAGGATGAACGAAAAGTAGTTATTACACTAACAGTAGAGGGAAAGCAACTAGAAAAGAAAGCCCAGTGCATCCCTGAACAACTCTTAATGGCAACGCATGTTTCACAGTTAGATGTTGAATCATTATTGAACCAATTAAAAATTTTATTAAATGAAGTTCATACACAAAATGAAAAGACGTCTCAAAAATAA
- a CDS encoding YaaC family protein: MLYHSQAWRFLHKFQSASSTQKFLQRVYQKKGIHSFEIKSYDNAYPFMYYLEHGEMYYQQAANSPLAIQPVLLFYGYTHLLKAGLLTQDSEYPQTASVLAHGVSTRKRKKQQYQFLEDEVKIQKNGLFSHIAEKLFQHTGLEGEKYTMKQLLTQIPEIQDLFHFHFHEFPLVALLQDKERLVISPSLLEQYHMSSTRFQEYITSKTKEPITIVEDSFEWTKLPTLFEAPPFRYHFEKNQYFLPSNKERMCCLPEMLLHYLLLYNLSMIARYETEWWSELLKTTPNEDYSFIKSFIMHSFVKTPQYIERYLFTLNT, translated from the coding sequence TTGTTATATCACTCACAAGCCTGGCGCTTTCTTCATAAATTCCAATCGGCCTCAAGTACACAAAAATTTCTACAAAGAGTTTATCAAAAAAAAGGCATCCACTCATTCGAAATCAAAAGCTATGATAATGCTTATCCCTTTATGTATTATCTAGAACACGGCGAGATGTATTACCAGCAAGCTGCCAATAGTCCTCTTGCCATTCAACCCGTGTTATTATTTTATGGATATACCCACCTCTTGAAGGCTGGATTACTAACACAGGATTCTGAGTATCCTCAAACTGCATCGGTTCTAGCACATGGTGTCTCTACGAGAAAAAGGAAAAAACAGCAATATCAATTTTTAGAGGACGAAGTTAAAATACAAAAAAATGGGCTTTTCTCTCACATAGCTGAAAAACTCTTTCAACACACTGGGCTTGAAGGTGAAAAATACACAATGAAACAACTTCTGACACAAATACCAGAAATTCAAGATTTGTTTCATTTTCATTTTCACGAATTTCCCCTCGTTGCTCTTTTACAAGACAAAGAAAGACTAGTCATTTCGCCAAGTTTACTCGAGCAATATCATATGTCATCTACACGTTTCCAAGAGTATATCACATCAAAGACCAAAGAACCTATTACAATAGTAGAAGATAGTTTTGAATGGACCAAACTACCTACCTTATTTGAAGCACCTCCTTTTCGGTATCATTTTGAAAAGAATCAATATTTTTTACCTTCGAATAAGGAAAGAATGTGTTGCTTACCAGAAATGTTGTTACATTATTTACTTCTTTATAATTTAAGCATGATTGCTCGTTATGAAACAGAATGGTGGAGCGAGCTATTAAAAACCACACCTAATGAAGATTATTCTTTTATTAAGAGTTTTATCATGCATTCCTTTGTAAAAACTCCACAATATATAGAAAGATATTTATTTACATTGAATACTTAA
- the guaB gene encoding IMP dehydrogenase — MWETKFQKEGLTFDDVLLLPAKSEVLPKDVNLSVELSASLHLNLPVISAGMDTVTEAEMAISMARQGGLGIIHKNMSIEQQAEQVDKVKRSESGVITDPFFLTPSHQVFDAEHLMSKYRISGVPIVNDIVDQKLVGIITNRDLRFIQDYSIPISDVMTKDRLVTASVGTTIDEAEKILQQHKIEKLPLIDTNGMLKGLITIKDIEKVIEFPHSAKDSQGRLLVGAAVGVSKDTMKRIEMLVQSNVDAIVIDTAHGHSRGVIETVREIRTLYPELNIIAGNVATAEATRDLYEAGADVVKVGIGPGSICTTRVVAGVGVPQITAIYDCASEARKYGKTIIADGGIKYSGDIVKALASGGHAVMLGSLLAGTSESPGDTEIFQGRRFKVYRGMGSIAAMEKGSKDRYFQEDAKKFVPEGIEGRIAYKGPIADTIYQLVGGIRSGMGYCGAPNLEFLRERAQFVRMTGAGLRESHPHDVQITKEAPNYSL, encoded by the coding sequence ATGTGGGAAACGAAATTTCAAAAAGAAGGTTTAACGTTTGATGATGTATTATTGCTACCAGCAAAGTCAGAGGTACTTCCAAAAGATGTGAATTTAAGTGTTGAATTGTCTGCTAGTTTGCACTTGAATTTACCTGTTATTAGTGCTGGGATGGATACTGTAACTGAAGCTGAGATGGCTATTAGTATGGCAAGACAGGGTGGTTTAGGTATTATCCATAAAAATATGAGTATTGAGCAGCAAGCAGAACAAGTAGATAAAGTGAAACGCTCAGAAAGTGGTGTCATAACTGACCCTTTCTTCTTAACCCCAAGTCATCAAGTATTTGATGCAGAACACCTCATGAGCAAATATCGTATTTCAGGAGTGCCGATTGTCAATGATATTGTAGATCAGAAGTTAGTAGGCATCATCACCAATCGTGACTTACGTTTTATTCAGGACTACTCTATCCCTATTTCCGACGTTATGACGAAAGATCGTTTAGTTACTGCTTCTGTAGGAACCACAATTGATGAGGCAGAAAAAATTCTCCAACAACATAAGATTGAAAAACTTCCTCTAATTGATACGAATGGGATGCTAAAAGGGTTAATTACAATTAAAGATATTGAAAAAGTAATTGAATTCCCGCATTCAGCCAAGGATAGTCAAGGTCGGTTATTAGTAGGAGCAGCGGTAGGAGTATCTAAAGATACGATGAAGCGCATTGAAATGCTCGTCCAATCAAACGTTGATGCGATTGTGATTGATACTGCGCATGGACACTCAAGAGGCGTCATTGAAACTGTAAGAGAGATTCGAACGCTCTATCCTGAGTTAAATATCATTGCAGGAAATGTTGCAACAGCAGAAGCGACAAGAGATTTATACGAAGCAGGGGCCGATGTTGTTAAAGTAGGAATTGGACCTGGATCAATCTGTACAACAAGAGTGGTAGCAGGTGTAGGAGTTCCACAGATAACAGCCATTTATGATTGTGCGTCAGAAGCTAGAAAGTACGGAAAAACAATCATTGCAGATGGTGGAATTAAATACTCTGGTGATATTGTGAAAGCACTAGCATCTGGTGGGCATGCAGTTATGCTAGGAAGTTTACTTGCTGGTACATCTGAAAGTCCTGGTGATACAGAGATTTTCCAAGGCAGACGCTTTAAGGTATATCGTGGTATGGGTTCTATTGCCGCGATGGAAAAAGGATCAAAGGATCGATATTTCCAAGAAGATGCAAAGAAATTTGTACCTGAAGGCATTGAGGGACGAATTGCCTATAAAGGACCTATTGCTGATACAATTTATCAACTTGTTGGTGGTATTCGTTCCGGTATGGGCTATTGTGGAGCACCAAATTTAGAATTTCTTCGTGAGAGAGCTCAGTTCGTGAGGATGACGGGAGCTGGTTTGCGAGAAAGCCATCCACATGATGTGCAAATAACAAAAGAAGCCCCAAATTACTCTTTATGA
- a CDS encoding serine hydrolase: MKKQWFQKTVACTLAFLIAFGLVQTPQSASAEDALNINAQAAILIDAETGKVLYEKNSETALGIASMTKMMTEFLLLEAVDQGRVSWDQKYFVSDYVYKISQDTSLSNVPLKADGQYSIQELYEAMAIYSANGATIAIAETIAGTEANFVKMMNDKAKELGLENYQFVNSTGLNNADLYGMHPETTGATEENIMSAKSTATLAYELIKKYPEVLETSSIEKKVFREGIEDEETNMENWNWMLPQLVFKYEGMDGLKTGTTDFAGYCFTGTAERNGMRFITVVMDAKTETGAGSYKSRFDETRKMMDFAFSNYSLEEIVPANYKVEKQENVPVIKGKEDEVAISSDAPISVMIRNGEQDNYKPVFTPSGDSLTEDGELEAPIKKGQVVGTLTVKYDGDDYGYVNSKAKKKISVDMVTEDSVEKANWFVLSLRAIGGFFADIWNSVVSGIKGLF, from the coding sequence GTGAAAAAACAATGGTTTCAAAAAACAGTGGCTTGTACTTTAGCATTTTTAATAGCTTTTGGACTGGTTCAAACCCCACAATCTGCTAGTGCAGAAGATGCGTTGAACATCAACGCCCAAGCAGCCATTTTAATTGATGCAGAGACGGGTAAGGTTTTATATGAAAAGAACTCGGAAACAGCGTTAGGCATTGCGAGTATGACGAAAATGATGACAGAATTCCTACTGTTAGAAGCTGTCGACCAAGGCCGTGTAAGCTGGGATCAGAAATACTTTGTTAGTGATTATGTCTATAAAATTTCTCAAGATACTTCTTTAAGTAATGTTCCGCTAAAAGCAGATGGTCAATATTCGATTCAAGAACTATATGAAGCGATGGCGATTTATTCAGCCAATGGTGCGACCATTGCGATTGCTGAAACCATTGCAGGAACGGAAGCAAACTTTGTCAAGATGATGAATGACAAAGCGAAAGAGTTAGGACTTGAAAATTATCAGTTTGTGAATTCGACGGGATTAAATAATGCAGATTTATATGGAATGCACCCTGAAACGACAGGTGCTACTGAAGAAAATATTATGTCTGCAAAATCGACTGCAACACTGGCTTATGAGCTAATAAAGAAATATCCAGAGGTATTAGAAACTTCAAGTATTGAGAAGAAAGTATTCCGTGAAGGCATTGAAGATGAAGAGACCAATATGGAAAATTGGAATTGGATGCTTCCTCAACTTGTTTTCAAATATGAAGGTATGGATGGACTCAAAACAGGCACAACAGACTTTGCGGGTTATTGTTTCACAGGTACTGCCGAACGTAATGGAATGCGTTTTATCACGGTTGTGATGGATGCAAAAACAGAAACGGGGGCCGGGTCCTATAAATCAAGATTTGATGAAACTAGAAAAATGATGGATTTCGCTTTTAGCAACTACTCGCTAGAAGAAATAGTACCAGCGAACTATAAAGTTGAAAAGCAAGAAAATGTACCTGTAATTAAAGGGAAAGAAGACGAAGTAGCTATATCTTCTGATGCTCCTATATCAGTCATGATTCGTAACGGTGAGCAAGACAATTACAAACCAGTCTTTACTCCTTCTGGGGACTCTCTAACGGAAGATGGGGAGTTAGAAGCTCCAATTAAGAAAGGTCAAGTAGTCGGAACGTTGACGGTAAAGTATGACGGAGATGACTATGGATATGTAAATTCTAAAGCAAAAAAGAAAATTTCCGTAGATATGGTAACAGAAGATTCTGTCGAGAAGGCAAATTGGTTTGTTCTTTCATTGCGTGCAATAGGCGGATTTTTTGCAGACATTTGGAATAGTGTTGTTTCAGGTATTAAAGGCTTATTTTAA
- the pdxS gene encoding pyridoxal 5'-phosphate synthase lyase subunit PdxS, producing the protein MMKTGTDRVKRGMAEMQKGGVIMDVINAEQAKIAEEAGAVAVMALERVPADIRKAGGVARMADPRIVEEVMNAVSIPVMAKARIGHIVEARILESMGVDYIDESEVLTPADEEYHLNKKDYTVPFVCGCRDLGEAARRIGEGASMLRTKGEPGTGNIVEAVRHIRKVNAQVRKLVNMNEDEIMTEAKLLGAPYELLLEIKEHGRLPVVNFAAGGVATPADAALMMQLGADGVFVGSGIFKSENPAKMAKAIVEATTHYQDYKLIAEISKELGTAMKGIEISSITPENRMQERGW; encoded by the coding sequence ATTATGAAAACGGGTACAGATCGTGTTAAAAGAGGGATGGCCGAAATGCAAAAAGGCGGCGTTATTATGGACGTTATCAATGCAGAGCAAGCCAAAATAGCAGAAGAAGCAGGTGCTGTTGCGGTAATGGCACTAGAGCGCGTACCAGCTGATATTCGCAAAGCTGGTGGTGTAGCAAGAATGGCAGATCCTCGCATCGTTGAAGAGGTAATGAATGCTGTTAGTATTCCTGTTATGGCAAAGGCTCGGATTGGCCATATTGTTGAAGCACGTATACTAGAATCAATGGGTGTAGATTATATAGATGAAAGTGAAGTACTAACACCAGCAGATGAAGAGTATCACTTGAATAAAAAAGATTATACAGTACCATTTGTCTGTGGATGTCGTGATTTAGGCGAAGCTGCGCGTCGTATTGGCGAAGGTGCTTCGATGTTACGTACAAAAGGAGAGCCAGGTACAGGAAATATTGTGGAAGCTGTCCGCCATATTCGTAAAGTAAATGCTCAAGTACGTAAGCTTGTAAACATGAATGAAGATGAAATCATGACAGAGGCTAAACTACTTGGAGCACCTTATGAATTACTACTAGAAATTAAAGAACACGGTCGCTTACCAGTGGTAAACTTTGCGGCTGGTGGCGTGGCAACTCCTGCTGATGCTGCCCTTATGATGCAATTAGGAGCTGATGGTGTATTCGTCGGATCAGGGATTTTTAAATCAGAGAATCCAGCTAAAATGGCCAAAGCAATTGTTGAAGCAACAACGCATTATCAAGATTATAAGCTAATTGCAGAGATTTCCAAAGAACTTGGAACGGCGATGAAAGGGATTGAAATTAGCTCAATAACTCCAGAAAACCGTATGCAAGAGCGCGGTTGGTAA
- the pdxT gene encoding pyridoxal 5'-phosphate synthase glutaminase subunit PdxT → MIKIGVLGLQGAVREHIRSIEACGAEAVIIKRAGQLENVDGLIMPGGESTTMRRLIDRYQFMQPLQQFAKEGKPIFGTCAGLILLAKEIVGYSEPHLGLINATVERNSFGRQKESFEASLHIKGVAEDFNAVFIRAPHIVSVEEGVEILAEHNGRIVAARDGQFLGCSFHPELTDDHRLTAYFVTMVQEFKGVSA, encoded by the coding sequence ATGATCAAAATTGGAGTACTTGGACTGCAAGGTGCTGTACGAGAGCATATCCGCTCTATTGAAGCATGTGGAGCGGAAGCAGTCATCATCAAAAGAGCTGGACAACTAGAGAACGTTGATGGTCTTATTATGCCAGGTGGAGAAAGTACGACAATGAGACGTTTAATTGATCGCTATCAGTTCATGCAACCTTTGCAACAGTTTGCTAAAGAAGGAAAGCCGATATTTGGTACATGCGCAGGCTTAATTCTGTTAGCAAAAGAAATTGTAGGCTATAGTGAACCTCATTTAGGATTAATTAATGCAACCGTCGAACGAAATTCATTTGGTCGGCAAAAAGAGAGTTTCGAAGCATCTTTACACATCAAAGGTGTGGCAGAAGATTTTAATGCCGTCTTTATTCGTGCCCCGCACATCGTTTCTGTTGAAGAGGGTGTTGAAATATTAGCTGAGCATAACGGTCGTATTGTTGCTGCTCGAGATGGTCAGTTTTTAGGTTGCTCTTTCCATCCAGAATTGACAGACGACCACAGATTAACAGCTTATTTTGTTACGATGGTACAGGAATTTAAAGGTGTTTCTGCATAA
- the serS gene encoding serine--tRNA ligase, giving the protein MLDIKFLRTNFQEVKERLAHRGEDLSDFEIFEALDNKRRELIVQTEQLKSERNEVSQKIAVMKREKQNADGLILRMRDVGEKVKEFDDELRVVEERLENLLLSIPNIPHESVPVGETEDDNIDVRQWGELPSFDFEAKPHWDLATSLDILDFERAGKVTGSRFVFYKGLGARLERALINFMMDLHSDEHEYKEILPPYLVNRASMTGTGQLPKFEEDAFLIEKEDYFLIPTSEVPVTNYHRDEILVGDELPIGYAAYSANFRSEAGSAGRDTRGLIRQHQFNKVELVRFVKPENSYEELEKLTGHAEKVLQLLGLPYRVLSMCTGDLGFTAAKKYDIEVWIPSYNTYREISSCSNFEAFQARRANIRFRREPNAKPEHVHTLNGSGLAIGRTVAAILENYQQEDGSIIIPEVLRPYMGRKEVIQLE; this is encoded by the coding sequence ATGTTAGATATTAAATTTTTACGAACAAACTTTCAAGAAGTGAAAGAAAGACTGGCTCACCGTGGTGAGGATTTGAGTGATTTTGAAATCTTCGAGGCGTTAGATAATAAGCGTCGAGAACTGATTGTTCAAACAGAGCAATTAAAAAGTGAGCGCAATGAAGTATCACAGAAAATCGCCGTCATGAAACGAGAAAAACAAAATGCAGATGGACTTATTTTGCGAATGCGTGACGTAGGAGAAAAGGTAAAAGAGTTTGATGACGAGTTGAGAGTAGTCGAAGAACGATTAGAAAATTTATTATTATCCATTCCAAATATTCCTCATGAGAGTGTTCCGGTTGGAGAGACAGAAGATGATAATATCGATGTGCGGCAATGGGGCGAGTTGCCTTCATTTGATTTCGAAGCAAAGCCACACTGGGATCTAGCAACGAGTCTAGATATCCTTGATTTTGAACGTGCCGGAAAAGTCACAGGAAGCCGTTTTGTTTTTTATAAAGGATTAGGTGCTAGACTAGAGCGTGCACTGATCAACTTCATGATGGACCTTCATTCAGATGAGCATGAGTATAAAGAAATTCTGCCACCTTATCTGGTGAACCGTGCGAGCATGACAGGGACAGGTCAATTGCCGAAGTTCGAAGAGGATGCTTTTTTGATTGAAAAGGAAGATTATTTTTTAATTCCTACTTCAGAGGTTCCCGTAACAAACTATCATCGGGATGAAATTTTAGTTGGAGATGAACTACCTATTGGTTATGCTGCCTATAGTGCTAATTTTCGATCTGAAGCGGGATCAGCCGGTCGAGATACTAGAGGATTAATTCGTCAACATCAATTCAATAAAGTAGAACTAGTTCGTTTTGTTAAGCCTGAGAACTCTTATGAAGAACTTGAAAAATTGACTGGACATGCAGAGAAAGTACTTCAACTCCTTGGCTTACCATATCGAGTACTAAGTATGTGTACTGGTGATTTAGGTTTCACAGCCGCTAAGAAATATGACATAGAAGTATGGATTCCGAGCTACAATACGTATCGTGAAATTTCTTCTTGTTCTAACTTTGAAGCTTTTCAAGCGCGCCGTGCCAATATTCGATTCCGTCGTGAGCCTAATGCAAAGCCAGAACATGTGCATACCTTGAATGGATCAGGCTTAGCGATTGGAAGAACGGTTGCAGCAATCTTAGAGAATTACCAACAAGAGGATGGTTCTATTATCATTCCAGAAGTTCTTCGTCCGTATATGGGAAGAAAAGAAGTTATTCAACTAGAGTAA